A part of Quatrionicoccus australiensis genomic DNA contains:
- a CDS encoding SAM-dependent methyltransferase codes for MKIRVFPLFLALTAGAGLALAEDTRTLAVLPAPAQETLRQEMLDNLLAVNEVIALLAAGKVREAGELAELRLGQSAMGKHRGKPFDAMPGPNMPPAMHRIGMDGHRAASEFAAAAKSGERDKALALLPNLTATCVACHAAYRTR; via the coding sequence ATGAAGATCCGCGTTTTCCCCCTTTTTCTCGCGTTGACCGCTGGCGCCGGGCTGGCCCTGGCCGAAGACACGCGAACCCTGGCCGTCTTGCCGGCCCCCGCCCAGGAAACCCTGCGTCAGGAAATGCTCGACAACCTGCTTGCCGTCAACGAAGTGATTGCGCTGCTCGCGGCCGGCAAGGTCCGTGAGGCGGGCGAACTGGCCGAGCTTCGTCTGGGCCAGTCGGCGATGGGCAAGCATCGCGGCAAGCCGTTCGATGCCATGCCCGGCCCGAACATGCCGCCGGCCATGCACCGCATCGGCATGGACGGGCACCGGGCGGCCAGCGAGTTCGCTGCTGCCGCCAAGTCCGGCGAGCGCGACAAGGCGCTCGCCCTGTTACCCAATCTCACGGCAACCTGCGTTGCCTGTCACGCGGCCTACCGTACCCGATGA
- a CDS encoding diguanylate cyclase: protein MKILLVDDSRAMAMVTTARLESFGHEVVHAIDGPAAIAHFQQTPFDLILMDIEMPGMNGFEATTRIRALEGNELWAWTPIIFVTATDTPTNLVTAIEAGGDDFISKMAPENVLQAKMKAMSRIAAMRSRLAQANSRLQSQANRDGLTGLLNRRAMDMQIDQLWEMALASGKAFSLMMIDVDNFKKYNDHYGHLAGDDCLRSVANCLAHTVQQANDDKVAPGAFVARYGGEEFCVVIPDSAPGVHVGVGLAIVEAVAALQLTHEKNADWGVVTVSLGCVCAHPASGAVGSLFRQADTLLYKAKEAGRNRCEAA from the coding sequence ATGAAGATTCTGCTGGTGGATGATTCAAGGGCCATGGCGATGGTGACGACGGCGCGCCTCGAATCCTTCGGGCATGAGGTGGTGCATGCCATCGACGGGCCGGCGGCGATTGCCCATTTCCAGCAGACGCCGTTCGATCTGATCCTGATGGACATCGAAATGCCGGGCATGAACGGCTTCGAGGCAACGACCCGGATTCGCGCGCTGGAAGGCAACGAACTCTGGGCGTGGACGCCGATCATTTTCGTCACGGCCACCGATACGCCGACCAATCTGGTGACGGCCATCGAGGCCGGCGGTGACGATTTCATTTCCAAGATGGCGCCGGAAAACGTGCTGCAAGCCAAGATGAAGGCGATGTCGCGCATTGCCGCGATGCGTTCGCGTCTGGCCCAGGCCAATTCCCGCTTGCAGAGCCAGGCCAATCGCGATGGCCTGACCGGCCTGCTCAATCGGCGGGCAATGGACATGCAGATCGACCAGCTCTGGGAAATGGCGCTTGCCAGCGGCAAGGCGTTCAGCCTGATGATGATCGACGTCGATAACTTCAAGAAATACAACGACCACTATGGTCATCTCGCCGGTGATGACTGCCTGCGCTCGGTTGCCAACTGTCTGGCTCATACGGTGCAGCAGGCCAACGATGACAAGGTGGCGCCGGGCGCCTTTGTCGCGCGCTATGGTGGCGAAGAGTTTTGCGTGGTGATCCCGGATTCGGCGCCTGGCGTACATGTCGGCGTCGGGCTGGCGATTGTCGAGGCGGTGGCAGCCTTGCAGCTGACGCACGAGAAGAATGCCGACTGGGGCGTCGTCACGGTGTCGCTCGGTTGCGTCTGCGCCCATCCGGCGAGCGGTGCGGTTGGCAGCCTCTTCCGCCAGGCCGATACGCTGCTCTACAAGGCCAAGGAAGCCGGGCGTAATCGCTGCGAAGCCGCCTGA
- a CDS encoding tetratricopeptide repeat protein, whose protein sequence is MHQDEVISRRGRVARRLVLAVGLAGIVGLGCATITLAPPTDERAAKQFLPAAEQGDPVAQYQLGLSYRYGTSGLPRDPAKAVAWLRKAATTGNADAQFALGDLYLNGNEGLAADPAQALSWFHQAAAKNSGNQLWLADLLEKGRPGVLPADPAAARALYVQAAPRSRLACQRLGQMAERGSGGESGPLAALKWYVLAGSAVDIARQEKMLKPAEIARARAEAAGWQR, encoded by the coding sequence ATGCATCAGGATGAAGTCATCAGTCGGCGCGGCCGGGTAGCCCGCCGTCTGGTGCTGGCAGTCGGTCTGGCCGGCATTGTCGGCCTTGGCTGTGCGACGATCACACTGGCGCCGCCGACCGATGAACGGGCGGCGAAGCAGTTTCTGCCCGCGGCCGAGCAGGGCGATCCGGTCGCGCAATACCAGCTAGGCTTGAGCTATCGCTACGGCACTTCGGGCTTGCCGCGCGATCCGGCCAAGGCGGTAGCGTGGTTGCGCAAGGCGGCTACCACCGGCAATGCCGATGCGCAGTTTGCGCTCGGCGATCTTTACCTGAACGGCAACGAAGGCCTGGCGGCAGACCCGGCGCAGGCGCTGAGCTGGTTCCACCAGGCGGCTGCGAAGAATTCGGGCAATCAGCTGTGGCTTGCCGATCTTCTGGAAAAGGGTCGGCCCGGTGTTCTCCCGGCTGATCCGGCCGCGGCGCGGGCGCTGTATGTGCAGGCGGCACCACGCAGCCGGCTGGCCTGCCAGCGTCTCGGTCAGATGGCCGAACGCGGCAGCGGCGGCGAGTCGGGGCCGCTGGCCGCCTTGAAATGGTATGTACTGGCCGGCTCAGCGGTCGACATCGCGCGCCAGGAGAAAATGCTCAAACCGGCCGAAATTGCCCGCGCCCGGGCTGAAGCCGCGGGGTGGCAGCGATGA
- a CDS encoding tetratricopeptide repeat protein has protein sequence MKSLLLLLFLPLAGCISVRQTPLPANQAVAVDYPATVAGDRKAELRLANSFRYGSGGVGRNEAESLRHWLDGAEAGNADAQMALASHYRTSDRERAAYWYLRAAEAGNRQALGALATLYGDSRNGTPDYPAALKWAYAAGNAYQINLYQKQLTPEAQADAKRQAEEWKSRQPAKEKQ, from the coding sequence ATGAAATCCCTGCTTCTTTTGCTGTTCCTGCCGCTCGCCGGCTGCATCAGCGTGCGTCAGACGCCGTTGCCCGCCAATCAGGCGGTGGCGGTCGATTATCCGGCCACCGTGGCCGGCGACCGCAAGGCCGAATTGCGCCTGGCGAACAGTTTCCGTTATGGCAGTGGCGGCGTTGGCCGCAATGAGGCGGAAAGCCTGCGCCACTGGCTGGATGGTGCCGAAGCCGGCAATGCCGACGCGCAAATGGCGCTCGCCAGCCATTACCGGACGAGCGATCGCGAGCGGGCCGCCTACTGGTATCTGCGCGCCGCCGAAGCCGGCAACCGGCAGGCGCTCGGCGCTCTGGCAACTCTCTATGGCGACAGCCGCAACGGCACGCCGGATTACCCGGCGGCGCTGAAATGGGCTTACGCGGCCGGCAACGCCTACCAGATCAACCTTTATCAGAAGCAACTGACGCCGGAGGCCCAGGCCGACGCGAAACGTCAGGCCGAAGAATGGAAAAGCCGCCAGCCGGCGAAGGAAAAACAATGA
- a CDS encoding radical SAM protein, with the protein MSRKNRPWLFYDTTASVCTTCLRQVEAKIVIKDNAVFLDKWCPAHGTERVLIADDAEYYRLGREVYVKAPEMPDQFNTRMLHGCPYDCGLCPDHMQHSCLSVVEITEHCNLRCPVCYAESGPEKQNHRTLAEVEAMFDAIVANETEPDVVQLSGGEPTLHPDFFAILDAAKARPIRHLMINTNGLRIAREPEFVAQLATYKPGIEIYLQFDSLHDDVLQQMRGADLAALHERALANLEAHGISTTLVMTVKRGVNDQQIGEVIQHGLKYRCVRGVTLQPVSDAGRNLDFDAARHRLTISEVRRRVAEQSGIFTLDDIVPVPCNPDTLAMGYAVKLAGEVLPLTRHLGPEALLAGPRNTIVFERDPAMKEAVFKLFSTNHSPVSQANCLSALLCCLPSIAAPDLGYENVFRVLIVQFMDAANLDLRALKKSCVHFAQPDGKLIPFEAYNLFYRGERAAKTREIQAEIVAATERRR; encoded by the coding sequence ATGAGCCGCAAGAACCGCCCCTGGCTTTTCTACGACACCACGGCCTCGGTATGCACGACCTGCCTGCGCCAGGTCGAGGCCAAGATCGTCATCAAGGACAACGCGGTCTTCCTCGACAAGTGGTGCCCGGCGCACGGCACCGAGCGCGTGCTGATCGCCGACGATGCCGAGTATTACCGCCTCGGTCGCGAGGTCTACGTCAAGGCGCCGGAAATGCCCGACCAGTTCAATACGCGCATGCTGCATGGCTGCCCCTACGATTGCGGCCTGTGCCCGGACCACATGCAGCATTCCTGCCTGTCGGTGGTCGAGATCACCGAGCACTGCAACCTGCGTTGCCCGGTGTGCTACGCTGAATCCGGCCCGGAGAAGCAGAATCACCGGACGCTGGCCGAAGTCGAGGCGATGTTCGACGCCATCGTCGCCAACGAGACCGAGCCCGACGTGGTCCAGCTCTCCGGCGGTGAACCGACCCTGCACCCGGATTTCTTCGCGATCCTCGATGCCGCCAAGGCGCGTCCGATCCGCCACCTGATGATCAATACCAACGGCCTGCGCATCGCGCGCGAGCCGGAATTCGTCGCGCAACTGGCGACTTACAAGCCGGGCATCGAAATCTACCTGCAGTTCGATTCGTTGCACGACGACGTGCTGCAGCAGATGCGCGGCGCCGACCTCGCGGCGCTGCATGAGCGGGCGCTCGCCAACCTGGAAGCGCACGGCATCTCGACGACGCTGGTGATGACCGTCAAGCGCGGCGTCAACGACCAGCAGATCGGCGAAGTCATCCAGCACGGCCTCAAATACCGCTGCGTGCGCGGCGTGACCTTGCAGCCGGTGTCGGACGCCGGGCGCAATCTCGATTTCGATGCCGCCCGGCATCGCCTGACGATCAGCGAAGTGCGCCGCCGCGTCGCCGAGCAGTCGGGGATTTTCACGCTCGACGACATCGTGCCGGTGCCCTGCAACCCGGATACGCTGGCCATGGGCTACGCCGTCAAGCTGGCCGGCGAGGTGTTGCCGCTGACCCGTCATCTCGGCCCCGAGGCGCTGTTGGCCGGGCCGCGCAACACCATCGTCTTCGAGCGCGATCCGGCAATGAAGGAAGCGGTGTTCAAGCTCTTCTCGACCAACCATTCGCCGGTGTCGCAAGCCAACTGCCTGTCGGCGCTGCTCTGCTGCCTGCCGAGCATTGCGGCGCCCGATCTTGGTTACGAAAACGTCTTTCGCGTGCTGATCGTGCAGTTCATGGACGCCGCCAACCTCGATCTGCGGGCGCTGAAGAAATCCTGCGTGCACTTTGCCCAACCCGATGGCAAGCTGATTCCCTTCGAGGCCTACAACCTGTTCTACCGCGGCGAGCGGGCGGCCAAAACCCGAGAAATCCAGGCCGAAATCGTCGCCGCGACCGAGCGTCGGCGCTGA
- the ubiA gene encoding 4-hydroxybenzoate octaprenyltransferase, producing the protein MNWPALKEKLDLYEKLMRLDKPIGILLLLWPTLWALWLSAQGRPEWTIGVVFVLGTVLMRSAGCVINDYADRDFDKHVERTKERPLTAGRVSTKEALLLFAFLCLLSFTLVLVLGNNLVIWLSVPAVFLAASYPFTKRFFAIPQAYLGIAFGFGIPMAYAAHLDTVPAEAWWLLLANVFWAVAYDTEYAMVDRDDDLKIGIKTSAITFGRFDVAAVMFCYVMTLAIIAWVGWNNALGWPFYASLGVAAGIMGVHYTWIRGRERMPCFKAFLHNNYVGAAIFVGIVVDFLVSGRSFG; encoded by the coding sequence ATGAACTGGCCCGCCCTTAAAGAAAAACTCGATCTCTACGAAAAGTTGATGCGGCTCGACAAGCCGATCGGCATCCTGCTGCTGCTCTGGCCGACGCTGTGGGCGCTCTGGTTGTCGGCACAGGGCCGGCCGGAATGGACCATAGGCGTTGTCTTCGTGCTCGGTACCGTGCTGATGCGCTCCGCTGGCTGTGTCATCAACGACTACGCCGACCGCGATTTCGACAAGCATGTCGAGCGTACCAAAGAGAGGCCGCTGACCGCCGGCCGGGTGAGTACGAAAGAGGCGTTGCTGCTCTTCGCCTTTCTGTGCCTGCTTTCCTTCACGCTGGTTCTCGTGCTCGGCAACAATCTGGTCATCTGGCTGTCGGTGCCGGCGGTGTTTCTCGCCGCGAGCTATCCCTTCACCAAGCGCTTCTTCGCCATTCCGCAGGCCTATCTCGGCATTGCTTTCGGCTTCGGCATCCCCATGGCCTACGCGGCGCATCTCGACACGGTGCCGGCCGAAGCCTGGTGGCTGCTGCTCGCCAATGTCTTCTGGGCGGTGGCCTACGATACCGAATACGCCATGGTCGACCGTGACGACGACCTGAAAATCGGCATCAAGACCTCGGCCATCACCTTCGGCCGTTTCGATGTCGCCGCGGTGATGTTCTGCTACGTGATGACGCTCGCCATCATCGCCTGGGTCGGCTGGAACAATGCGCTGGGCTGGCCGTTCTACGCCAGCCTCGGCGTTGCCGCCGGCATCATGGGCGTGCATTACACCTGGATCCGCGGTCGTGAGCGCATGCCCTGTTTCAAGGCCTTCCTGCACAACAACTATGTCGGTGCGGCGATCTTCGTCGGCATCGTGGTCGATTTTCTGGTTTCGGGAAGGAGTTTCGGATGA
- the ubiD gene encoding 4-hydroxy-3-polyprenylbenzoate decarboxylase, with the protein MKYHDLRDFMSQLEKTGELKRVAVDVDTRLEMTEICDRVLRAEGPAILFEQPVSGTTRHDIPVLANLFGTPKRVALGMGEESVQALREVGKLLAYLKEPEPPKGLKDAWDKLPILKQVLNMAPKTVSSAPCQEIVWEGKDVDLARLPIQHCWPGDIAPLITWGLVVTKGPHKNRQNLGIYRQQVLGPNKVIMRWLAHRGGALDFREHQLANPGQPFPVAVVLGCDPATILGAVTPVPDSLSEYQFAGLLRGGKTELIKCIGSALQVPASAEIVLEGVIHPGETALEGPYGDHTGYYNEQAEFPVFTVDRITMRKKPIYHSTYTGKPPDEPAILGVALNEVFVPLLQKQYPEIVDFYLPPEGCSYRMAIVSIKKQYPGHAKRIMFGIWSFLRQFMYTKTIIVVDDDIDIRDWKEVIWAMTTRMDATRDTTLVDNTPIDYLDFASPVAGLGSKMGLDATNKWPGETTREWGRPIVMDDGIKKKVDAMWQELGL; encoded by the coding sequence ATGAAATATCACGACTTGCGCGACTTCATGTCGCAACTGGAAAAGACCGGCGAACTGAAGCGCGTGGCGGTCGACGTCGATACGCGCCTCGAAATGACCGAAATCTGCGACCGCGTGCTGCGCGCCGAGGGGCCGGCCATTCTCTTCGAGCAGCCGGTGAGCGGGACGACGCGGCACGACATCCCGGTCCTCGCCAACCTGTTCGGCACGCCCAAGCGCGTCGCGCTCGGCATGGGCGAGGAGTCGGTGCAGGCGCTGCGTGAGGTCGGCAAGCTGCTCGCCTACCTGAAGGAACCGGAGCCGCCGAAAGGCCTCAAGGATGCCTGGGACAAGCTGCCGATTCTCAAGCAGGTGCTGAACATGGCGCCGAAAACGGTGTCGAGCGCGCCGTGCCAGGAAATCGTCTGGGAAGGCAAGGATGTCGATCTGGCGCGCCTGCCGATCCAGCATTGCTGGCCGGGCGACATCGCGCCGCTGATCACCTGGGGCCTGGTCGTGACCAAGGGGCCGCACAAGAACCGGCAGAATCTCGGCATCTACCGCCAGCAGGTGCTCGGCCCGAACAAGGTGATCATGCGCTGGCTGGCGCATCGCGGCGGCGCGCTCGATTTTCGCGAGCATCAGCTGGCCAATCCCGGCCAGCCTTTCCCGGTCGCCGTCGTGCTCGGCTGCGATCCGGCGACCATCCTCGGCGCCGTGACGCCGGTGCCGGATTCGCTGTCTGAATACCAGTTCGCCGGCCTGCTGCGCGGCGGCAAGACCGAGTTGATCAAGTGCATCGGCTCCGCCCTGCAGGTGCCGGCGTCCGCCGAAATCGTGCTGGAAGGCGTGATCCATCCCGGCGAGACGGCGCTTGAAGGGCCGTACGGCGACCACACCGGCTACTACAACGAGCAGGCCGAATTTCCGGTCTTTACGGTCGACCGCATCACCATGCGCAAAAAGCCGATCTACCACAGCACCTATACCGGCAAGCCGCCCGACGAGCCGGCCATTCTCGGCGTCGCGCTGAACGAGGTGTTCGTGCCGCTGCTGCAGAAGCAGTATCCGGAGATCGTCGATTTCTACCTGCCGCCGGAAGGCTGCTCCTACCGCATGGCCATCGTCAGCATCAAGAAACAGTATCCCGGCCACGCCAAGCGCATCATGTTCGGCATCTGGTCCTTCCTGCGCCAGTTCATGTATACCAAGACCATCATCGTGGTGGATGACGACATCGACATCCGCGACTGGAAGGAAGTGATCTGGGCGATGACGACGCGCATGGATGCGACGCGCGACACGACGCTGGTCGACAACACGCCGATCGACTATCTCGATTTCGCGTCGCCGGTCGCCGGCCTCGGCTCCAAGATGGGCCTGGATGCGACCAACAAGTGGCCGGGCGAGACGACGCGCGAATGGGGGCGGCCTATCGTCATGGACGACGGCATCAAGAAAAAGGTCGATGCGATGTGGCAGGAGCTTGGGCTATGA
- a CDS encoding GNAT family N-acetyltransferase: protein MSLTVLPLDLSDLAQAEIWLQLLDHYAQDPMGGGDGLSDYAKLNLVATMREVPGFHGALAWLDGKAVGLIDCFAGFSTFAARPLLNVHDVVVHRDVRGRGVGQALLAWAEARARELGCCKLTLEVLSNNTRAMRSYEQAGFAPYVLDPAAGHALFLQKYLAD from the coding sequence ATGAGTCTCACGGTGCTTCCCCTCGATCTCTCCGATCTGGCGCAGGCCGAAATCTGGCTGCAACTGCTCGATCACTACGCGCAGGACCCGATGGGCGGCGGCGACGGCCTGTCCGACTACGCCAAGCTCAACCTGGTGGCAACCATGCGCGAGGTGCCGGGTTTCCACGGGGCGCTGGCCTGGCTGGACGGCAAGGCGGTCGGCTTGATCGACTGTTTCGCCGGCTTCTCGACCTTCGCGGCGCGGCCCCTGCTCAATGTGCACGACGTCGTGGTGCACCGCGACGTGCGCGGCCGCGGCGTCGGTCAGGCGCTGCTTGCCTGGGCCGAAGCGCGCGCCCGCGAACTGGGTTGCTGCAAGCTGACGCTGGAAGTGCTGTCGAACAACACGCGCGCCATGCGCAGCTATGAACAGGCCGGTTTCGCGCCTTACGTGCTCGACCCGGCGGCCGGGCACGCGCTGTTCCTGCAGAAATACCTCGCCGACTGA